In Vulpes lagopus strain Blue_001 chromosome 1, ASM1834538v1, whole genome shotgun sequence, a genomic segment contains:
- the STX19 gene encoding syntaxin-19: MKDRLQELKQRTKEIELSKDRHVSAIEAEEQGVFLQQAVIYEREPVAERHLHEIQKLQESINNLTDDVQKFGQQQRSLLASMRRFSLLKRESSITKEIKIQAEHINRGLDDLVKEVKKSEAENGPSSVVTRILKSQHAAMFRQFQQTMFTYNDTIAAKQEKCKTFIFRQLEVAGKEVPEEEINDMLYQGKWEVFNESLLTEINITKAQLSEIEQRHKELVNLENQIKDLRDLFIQISLLVEEQGESINNIEMMVNGTKEYVNTTKEKFGLAVKYKKRNPCKVLCCWCCPCCSSK; the protein is encoded by the coding sequence atgaAAGATCGACTTCAAGAACTAAAGCAACGAACAAAGGAAATCGAACTCTCTAAAGACAGGCATGTGTCAGCTATAGAAGCAGAAGAACAAGGAGTGTTTTTGCAGCAAGCtgttatttatgaaagagagccTGTAGCTGAGAGACACCTGCATGAAATCCAAAAACTACAGGAGAGTATTAACAATTTGACAGATGATGTTCAAAAATTTGGGCAGCAACAGAGAAGTCTGTTGGCTTCAATGAGAAGGTTTAGTCTACTTAAGAGAGAGTCTAGCATtacaaaggagataaaaatccaagcAGAACACATTAATAGAGGTTTGGATGATTTagtaaaagaagttaaaaagtCGGAGGCTGAAAATGGTCCATCATCAGTGGTGACAAGGATACTGAAATCTCAGCATGCTGCTATGTTCCGCCAATTTCAGCAAACCATGTTTACATACAATGATACAATAGCAGCAAAGCAAGAGAAGTGCAAGACATTTATTTTCCGTCAGCTTGAGGTTGCTGGAAAAGAAGTgcctgaagaagaaataaatgatatgctTTATCAAGGAAAATGGGAAGTTTTTAATGAAAGCTTACTTACAGAAATCAATATTACTAAAGCACAACTCTCAGAGATAGAACAGAGACACAAGGAACTTGTTAATTTGGAGAACCAAATAAAGGACTTAAGGGACCTTTTCATTCAGATATCTCTTTTAGTAGAGGAACAAGGAGAAAGCATCAACAATATTGAAATGATGGTGAACGGTACAAAAGAATACGTTAATACTACTAAAGAGAAATTTGGA